The proteins below are encoded in one region of Ascaphus truei isolate aAscTru1 chromosome 10, aAscTru1.hap1, whole genome shotgun sequence:
- the DIRAS3 gene encoding GTP-binding protein Di-Ras3 → MPEQSNDYRVVVFGAAGVGKSSLVLRFVRGTFRETYIPTIEDNYRQVISCDKNICTLQITDTTGSHQFPAMQRLSISKGHAFILVYSVISKQSMEELQPIYEQVCQIKGDTQNIPIMLVGNKSDESQREVNASEGESLANKWKCAFMETSAKLNYNVQELFQELLNLEKRRTVSLQVDGKKSKQRKKKDKLKGKCSIM, encoded by the coding sequence ATGCCAGAACAAAGCAATGATTACAGGGTGGTGGTGTTTGGCGCTGCAGGCGTTGGAAAAAGTTCCCTTGTCCTCCGTTTTGTAAGGGGGACTTTTAGAGAAACCTATATCCCTACCATCGAAGATAACTATAGGCAAGTCATCAGCTGCGACAAGAACATCTGCACTCTACAGATTACAGATACAACAGGAAGCCACCAATTTCCTGCCATGCAAAGGTTGTCCATATCCAAAGGCCATGCTTTTATCTTGGTCTATTCGGTCATAAGCAAGCAGTCCATGGAGGAGCTCCAGCCAATCTATGAACAAGTCTGCCAGATTAAAGGAGACACCCAAAACATTCCCATCATGCTGGTTGGTAACAAGAGCGACGAATCTCAGAGGGAGGTCAATGCTAGTGAAGGAGAAAGCTTGGCCAACAAGTGGAAGTGCGCCTTCATGGAAACCTCGGCCAAACTCAACTACAATGTCCAGGAACTCTTTCAAGAACTTCTAAACTTGGAAAAGCGGAGAACTGTCAGCCTCCAGGTGGATGGAAAGAAATCCAAGCAGCGGAAAAAGAAAGATAAGCTGAAAGGGAAATGCTCCATTATGTGA